GGCATAGATTGGGCGGAGTACGAGGAGAACGAGGCCATGGTGACAAGCATAACTCCGAACGAGGTCCAGCTCATGGACATGGAGACCTACGAGACCTATGAGCTTGAAAAGCCCAGGATAGAGCTTAGAGAGGGCGAGGTCTACAGGATGGTCGAGGTGAAGGGTAGAAAGTACTTCCTGCGGAGAAGGGAATGACTCGCTTTTGTCCCACCAACTTTTTTAACCGAAGGTTTTGAACCTCTTTTGGTGATGCTCATGAGAAAGACAGTCGTTATCATAGGTGGTGGAGCAGCTGGAATGAGCGCTGCATCTCGCATCAAGCGCCTGAAGCCGGAATGGGACGTTAAGGTCTTTGAAGCAACAGAATGGGTCAGCCACGCTCCCTGCGGAGTTCCATACGTGGTAGAAGGAATCTCGCCGAAGGAGAAGCTCATGCATTATCCGCCGGAGGTCTTCATCAAGAAGCGCGGCATAGACCTCCACATGAAGGCGGAGGTAATAGAGGTCGAACAGGGTTCCGTAAGGGTTCGCGAGGGGGACGGGGAACACACCTACGAGTGGGACTACCTCGTCTTCGCCAATGGCGCCTCTCCTCAGGTTCCGCCCATAGAGGGAACCGAGCTTAAGGGGGTTTTCACCGCGGACCTCCCTCCGGATGCCGTCGCCATAAAGGAGTACTTTGAGAAGAACGACGTTAAAAACGTCGTCGTCATCGGAACAGGTTACATAGCCCTCGAGATGGCCGAGGCATTTGTCGCCCAGGGCAAGAACGTAACGCTCATCGGCAGGAGCGAGAGAATTCTCCGGAAGACCTTCGACAAGGAGATTACCGACATTGTAGAGGAGAAGCTCAAAGCTCACCTCAACCTCCGCCTGCAGGAGCTGACGATGAGGATAGAAGGTGACGGAAGGGTCGAAAAGGTAGTCACCGACGCCGCTGAGTATCCTGCTGACCTTGTTATAATCGCGACGGGCATAAAACCCAACACCGAACTAGCCAGACAGCTCGGAGTTAGAATAGGCGAAACTGGGGCAATCTGGACGAACGAGAAAATGCAGACAAGTGTTGAGAACGTCTATGCAGCTGGAGATGTAGCCGAGACTCGGCATATCATAACCGGCAGGCGTGTGTGGATTCCGCTGGCTCCGCCCGGCAATAAGATGGGGTACGTGGCTGGGAGCAACATCGCCGGCAAGGAAATAACCTTCCCGGGTGTCCTTGGTACCAGCATAACCAAGTTCCTTGACCTTGAGATAGGTAAGACTGGCCTAACTGAAGCTGAGGCGGTAAAAGAGGGCTACGACGTTAGAACCGCCTTCATAAAGGCGAAGACGAGGCCGCACTACTATCCTGGAGCTAAGGAGATCTATCTCAAGGGCGTCGTTGACAACGAGACCAACAGGCTGCTCGGCGTTCAGGCCGTCGGTGGGGAGATACTGCCAAGGATTGATGCTGCAGCGGCCATGATTCAGGCGGGATTCACCACGAAGGATGTTTTCTTCACGGATCTGGCCTACGCTCCACCGTTCGCCCCGGTCTGGGACCCGCTGATCGTTCTCGCAAGAGTTCTTAAGTTCTGAAGCTCTTTTTTACAGCTCTTTTACCTCCTCAGTAGCAGTACGCTCCCACCCAAAAGGGCCACCCCAAGGCCAAAGGTCATGCCAAAGCCGAAGGCCGAGACGACATATCCGCCGAGGGCACTCCCGGCTATGTAACCAGCAGAGCTCACGACGTTGTAGGTCCCCATGGCGCTTCCATTTTCCTTTTCACCAGCCTTTTCACTAACTATGGCCGTGGATGAGACGCCTATGAAGGTCCAGGAGTAGCCAGCCAGAGCGTATGAGACGAACGCCAGGGGGAGCAGTGCTGGAGAGATCAGCGCGCCGACGGTGATTGCTACGAACGCCCCCGTCCTGAGAAGGAGGCCTTTTCTGAGCGTTCCTTCCTTGTTTTCACCCATGCTCATCCCGACGCGAGTGTAGTTGAGGGCTGCTATGGTGGAGTTGACGATCAGGGCAAGGTAAATGATTTCTCTGGTGAAGCCGTTCTCCGTAAGGAGCACGGGGACCTGCGGGAAATACAGTCCTGCCGCTATCCAGAAGAGCAGAAACGATATGTAGAACCTTTTCAGACCGTTTGGAAGGCTTAAGTTGGTGTGGAGGATGAAACTCGGGAAGTAGCGAGCCTTCTCGATGACGTAGTTGCCGAATGCTCTTATGGCTTTTCTGTTGACGTATATCGGAACCTCGCGTATCATCCTCTGGGCCATGAACACCGATGGCAGACCGAGGAGGGCGAATGCTACGAACAGCTGGGGAATCGTGAGAAACCTTGACAGGCCGAAGCCGAGAACTAGACCGAGCACCCAGCCCCAGCCGCTTATCTCGTTAAACTTCCCTATGCCGTAGTCCCAGCTGTGCTTTCTGACGCTCCTTAAAACCAGGGCTATCGGCACGGAAAGCGTCGATGCAAGGAAGAATGCGTAGGCAGTGTTTATAGCGATGAGCTGAGCCGGTGTTTTGACGAATGCCATAAGCGTTAGGAAAACTGGCACGCTCGCGAAGCCGAGCAGTATGAAGGGTTTCCTCCTTAGAGTCTTATCACTGAGCTTTCCCCAGAAAAGGGCGCCGAGCATCGATGCCAAGCTCGCCAGTGCGAAAGTAAGACCGACGGTTGAGGCGTTCCCGCCAAGCTCAAGGAGATACAGGCTGACCAAGGCGGAACTTCCACCCGTGGCTACCTTGAATGGCACGAAGGAGTAAAACCACCGCGGCATCTTGGGAACGTAGCGGTAGCGGTTCGAGACCATTGCGTTTCTAACCGCAACCGAAACTCTCTGACTCATTTTCTCACCTTGAGGCCTTCGGGAGTCGCTTTCGGTTTAAAAAGATTTGTGACACGGAGAAGACTATAATGTTCAGAATTGTTCATTGAATATGTGTAGAAGAAACGACAAAAGAAGAAAACTCCATCAAGCTCAACGACGTACTTCTTGCTCTCGTCGGAGAATCCCTGAAGCAGCCAAGCTTCAGCTGGAGTATTGCATTTTCGATGTTCACAACCTTCATCGAGGCTATGTGTGTTACCCCTGTGCCCTTAAAGAACTCGGGAAGAACCTGGCCTGTTGGACCGGTCAAGAGAAGATTCTGGCGTTTTTAGCCCTGTCAAGTAGCATGTCGATGGTTCCGTTCAGGATGCAGGTTGCACTTGCCATTACTGCATCGACCTCCGGCAAAAGCCAGTACTCCCGCGAGTCACTCAGTTTTTCGTTTACGGACAATTGTACCAAAAAGCTTAAATTCTCTTTCATATGTAAGTTTTTGATGTATGGAACGGAAACTCATCGCGGCATTCATCCTTTGCATCCTGTTCACTGCCCTTCCCTTCGTGGTTAAATGGGAAGAGAAAAGGCTTTCCAGCACCACCTCAGTTCTTCCGTCTAATTCCTCTGTAATCGCGTCAAACGGCGTCATATACGCTGGATCTGCAGTTTCTCATGAGGGTTCCGATTTGCTCTGTGTGGTTCCAGCTGAGGCCTACGTTCCTGAGCCTGGGACGGAGGTTATCCTCAATGTTACCGTGAAGTTCAAACACGCCCAGCCCTGTCCGTACTCTGATTGGGAGATAGTTACGGAGAATCCCGAAAACGTTGAGGTCATCAACGAGACTGAGACGGAGCTCCTTGACCCATACACAGCTTTCAAGCAGTACACCGTCAGAGTTCTCGGCAACGGCACCCTTGACGTCGTGTTTAAATACGGCAGTGGCTGTCCCTACGGTACTGAGGAGAGGGTAACCATCGGGTTCTACATCGGACAGCCCCCCGAGGATATCAATCTCACCGTGACGAATCCCGAGGAAGTGCTCAACGTCACGACTTTGAACATCACAGGCGTCGTTGAGGAGGTCAACTTGAGTGACCGCTATTTTGTCGTGGAGGGGCAGACGATAGTGGTGAGGGGCAAGTGGACGGGGCCGGATGGGGCTGAATACAACTGGAAGGACATGCTTCTCCTTCTCCACGTTGGAGAGAGGGTTGAAGTCCTCGCAAGTTATGAAGATAATGAACTGAAGGCGGACGTTATCATAATAAACGGTCAGAGGTTTGTGAGGGGGTAGTGCCATGAGCTATAAGCTGAGGATGTGGGTTTCACTCACCCTTTTTGCTCTATGGTTAATTACAGGAATAACAGGAATAATTCTGCTGGTTGCTCCACTGGCAGCTCAATTCGGGTTAAACCTGCCGGTTAGTCTGGCCGATACCCTCCACACATACATCGGCTTCGCCTTCTTCGGGCTGTCGTTCGTCCACATAGCCCTTAACTGGTCTGCGATGAAGGCCTACTTCAGGAAGCTCCGTTCGTGAGCAAAGTTTATACGCTTTTAGGCTAACCTAATTCTGGTGGTGCCATGATAGCCTTTGGTCCAGTTCCATCGAGAAGGTTAGGAAAAAGCTTGGGTGTCAACAACATTCCCGACAAGGTCTGCTCCTACGCCTGCGTTTACTGTCAGATAGGAAGAACACTGAGGATGGAGGTCGAGAGGAGGGCTTTTTACGAACCGGAATTCATCTTCGAGGAAGTTCGGAAAAAGGTAGAAGCCGCTGAGGAGCTGGGGGAGAGAATAGACTACATAACTTTTGTTCCAGACGGCGAGCCAACTCTCGATGCAAACCTGGGAAAAGAAATCGAACTTTTGAAGGAGCTTGGCATCCCTTTGGCGATACTCACGAACTCCTCGCTGATATGGCGTGATGATGTCAGGGAGGAACTCCTGAGCTTCGACTTCGTCTCGTTGAAGCTCGATGCGGTGAGCGAAAGCCTCTGGCGCAGAATAGACAGGCCTCACAAGAGCCTGAGCCTTGAGAAAATCTTGGACGGAATGCTCGAATTTGCAGCGGACTTCACCGGAAAGCTTGTAATCGAGAGCATGCTGGTCAACGTGGATTACGGCGATGAGTTCAAGAGAATCGCCGAGTTCTTGGAGGAGCTGGACCCAGACAAAGCTTACATAGCCATCCCCACGAGGCCCCCCGCGGAATCCTGGGTAAAGCCGCCAAGCGAGGAAACGATAAACGATGCTTTTCAGGCCTTTGCTGGTGTCCTGGGGGAGAATAGGGTGGAGTACCTCATAGGCTATGAAGGCAACGCTTTCGCTTTCTCGGGCAACGTTGAGGAGGACATACTGAGCATCACCGCTGTTCATCCTATGCGTGAGGAGGCCGTTAGGGAGCTCCTGAGGAAAGCCCATGCTGACTGGAGCGTCGTTGAGAAGCTTTTGAGGAGGGGTCTGCTGATAGAGCTGGACTATAACGGGGAGAAGTTCTACATGAGAGCTCTGGAAAGCAGGAGAAAACCTTAATTACCTGCTCGAGCGAGTCTATTTGGGAGAGCCATGTGCGAGTATACCTACGAAAGCGGTAAAAAGTGCAGGTTGAAGTCCCTTGAAGGCTCTAAGTACTGCGCCCTCCATATCCCCTACGACGAGGGCGAACGCCTGTTCGGGGAGGATATAAAGCGCATCAAAGAGGAAGCCTTTCTCAAGAGGTTGAAGGAGGGTCAGACATACTTTGAGGGTGTCTACCTGTATGAAGTTAAAATAAGTGAGTTCAGGGCTGAAAAACCGATAGTCTTCAAAAACTCGCGGATTAAGACAATTCTATTCGACGATGTTACAGTTCCGGGAATTACTTTCTACAACTCCTACGCAGGCAGAATAGTCGTCTTTGAGAGTAAGGTCGGAACGCTCCTTGTCCATGGTTCCAATGTCTTTGGCCTCAATATTCTCCGCGTGAGGTTCTCGAACTCGATATACGTCAGGAACTCGAGCGTCCGGTATCTCATGATTAACTCGACAGAGTACGTTGGAAAGGCCGAGAAGAGTGAGGAGGAATACGGTGAGAGAAAGACGGCAACGGGCAGGATAGAGCTTAGCAATCTGGATAACGTTCGCAGAATAGGTGTGAACGTCAGGTATCCACTTATGAAGCGCATTCTCGAGGAGCACGGCATAACACCCTCTGGCTCGTCGGAGAGGAGTGTGAAAGCAACGGTACTCGCCTTCAGGGACGTCAGGTTTGACCAATCCGCGCGCTTTAAGAGGCAGGTTAGACTGAGCGTGAGGCACTTCCATGGCCAGCTCGTCCTTGAAAACCTCAATGTCTTTGGTCACGCTGAAATTCTTGGCGGCAGGATAAAGTCCCCTGAGTTCGTTCACGTCATCGTGATGGGTAACTTCATTTTCAGAAGGGTTGGCTTCTACGGCGATGCCACCTGGAACGTGACGGTTCTGCCCCACCTTCCCCTCGAGCTAAACGTTCAGGGCTTCGTTGTCGTTGAGGACTGCCGCTTCAACAACCCGAGGATGGCGGAGATATTCTACAGGATAGCGAGAACTAGCTGGGAGCGGAACGGTGATCTAGAGCGTGCCGATGAGTATTATTACAAAGAAATGGTTTCCAGAAGGCAGTCCCGCCTCACAGCGAGGGTGAGGGGAATTAAGAAGGTCCTGCTGAAGCTGGAGGCGACCTTTGAATGGCTCTTCGCCGATTTGACATGCAAGTACGGAATGGACTGGAAGAGGCCGATACTGTTATGGCTCGCGGCCGTTAACGTCTTCTTCCCGCTCCTCTTCTTCTTAACCCAGAGCGTGGAAGGCATTTCAGGTAACATGGGATTTCTCGACTACGAGTACTTCAGCGTTGTGACCGCCACCACTCTTGGCTATGGCGACTACCACCCCGTGGGAGTGGGCAGGGTTATAGCGTCCGTTGAGGCGCTGTTCGGAATGTTCATGTGGGCAGTGTTCCTTACCGTCTTTGCCAGGAAATACATGAGGTGAGTCCATGAAGGTCGGGCTGATCATCAACCCCATAGCGGGCATGGGAGGCAGGGTTGCCCTGAAGGGCACCGACGGAGTCGTTGAGGAAGCGATTAAGCGCGGTGCGAGACCGGTAACTTCTGATCTGGTCAGGCTCTTCCTGGAAGAGCTTTCCCACTATGAAGAAGCCCGCTCGATAGAGTTCCTTACCGGACCAAATGGTCTCGGTGAGGATGTTTTGAGGGAGTTCAACTTCCCTTTTGAGGTGATACAACACAGGGAAATAAGCCCTCGTGAAATCCTCGGAGTTAAGATACCGGATACAAGTTCGGAAGACACGCGGGAGCTCGCCAGGCGCATGCTCGGGAAGGTTGAGCTCATAATCTTCGCTGGCGGAGATGGAACGGCAAGGGACGTTCACTCGGCCGTCGATGAGAAGGTTCCGATTCTGGGAATTCCTACCGGTGTCAAGATGTACTCGGGAGTTTTTGCAACCTCCCCGGAGGATGCCGCAAGGGTTCTGGTGGAGTGGCTCAGGGGGCGGGCAAAGCTCGTGGAGAGGGGGGTTAAGGACATAGATGAGAATGCCTACCGCCACGATGAGGTTAAAGCAAGGCTCTATGGAAAAGCCCTCGTCCCCTACGTCGAGACCCTTGTCCAGGGGAGCAAGGAAGCGACCCCACTCGACGAGGAGGAAGAGCTTGAAGCTATAGCCGAGGCATTGGCCGAGGAAATCCTTGAAAGCGATGGGATTTACTTCCTCGGTGCTGGCTCGACGGTAAAGAGAATAAAGGAGAAGCTCGGTATAGAGGGAACCCTTCTTGGTGTCGACGTAGTCCAGGTGAAGGACGGAGAGGCTGAGCTTTTAGTTAAAGATGCCACCGAGAAAGACCTTCTGGAGTTTGCTGACAGAAATCCCAGGATAGTTGTCACTGTGATCGGGGGTCTTGGATTCCTCTTTGGCAGGGGCAACCAGCAGTTTTCTCCAGAAGTCCTGAGGCGCATTCCAAAGGAGAACATAATCGTCGTTGCGACGCCTTCAAAGATTGAAAACGGTACCATCAGGGTATATACCGGTGATAAGAAGGTCGATGAGAAGCTCAGGGGTTATATCAGGGTTCGTGTAAGCCCCTGGATGGAGCGGATGGTGAGGGTTATTTAGATAGGTCTCTCAGGCATAGAACAATAAACATAGGGAAAGGGCATTAGGTCTTCAGACCATTTACCAGCTCCTCCATGACTCCGAGGAAAGTTTCGACCTCTTCGAGGCTGTTGTAGACATGGAATGAAGCCCTCACCGTCCCGTTTATTCCAAGCTTTTTCATCACCGGCAAAGCACAGTGGTGGCCGGAGCGGACCATTATGTTGTGGTCGTCGAGTATAGCAGCGACGTCGTGGGGGTGAAGTCCAGGCACATTGAAGCTTACGACTCCTGCATGCTTCTTCAGGTCCTTCGGTCCATACCACGGGACCCCGAGCTCGTCGAGGCCTTCGGTGGTTCTCTTAACAAGCTTGTGCTCCTGTCTCTCGATTCTGCCCAGCCCAATCCTCTCGATGTAGCGGATTCCTGCTGCGAGGCCTATCGCACCACCTATGTTCGGCGTTCCGGCCTCGAAGCGCTCTGGCGGCTCTGTGAGCTTATAGCCGTCTAGACTAACGTCCTCAATAGTCCCACCGCCTATGAGGGGCGGCTCGAAGGTATCAAAGAACTCTTCCCTGATGTATAGCACGCCTATTCCAGTCGGCCCCATGGGCCCCTTGTGGCCGGAGAAAGCCAAAAAGTCCGCGTGGAGCTTCTTAACGTTAACCTCCATATGGCCGGCGCTCTGGGCGGCATCGACTACGAATATCGCGCCTTCATCCTTGGCCATCTTTCCGAGCTCCTCCACCTCGTGGATTACTCCCAGCGCGTTCGAGACGTGCTGAACAGCGACAAGCTTCGCTCCCTTTATCTTCTTTTCCGCATCGCTTAAATCAAGGTTGCCCTCGTCGTCGCCCTCTATGAACTCCAGCTTAAGGCCGAGTTTCTCGGCCAGGCGCTGCCAGGGAAGCAGATCGGAGTGGTGCTCGTAGGGAGTGGTTACGATTTTGTCGCCCTTCTTGAAGATGTGCTCCAGACCGAGGGCGGCTAGGTTTAAACTCTCGCTCGTGTTCTTTGTGAAGGCTATTTCTTCGAACTTGGCCCCGATGAAGTCCGCAACGATCTTTCTGGACTCCTCGTACTTGTGCGTCGCCATCTGGGAGAGCCTGTGGACGCCCCTGTGAACGTTGGCGCGGTACTTCAGGTAGTACTCGTCCATGGCCTCAACCACTGGCTTCGGCGTGAGTGAAGTGGCTGTGTTGTCGAAGTAAATCACCTCGCTCGTCAGGGGTATGTCCTTCCTAACATCCTCCGGAATCCTCATGAAATCACCTCCAGTATTCCGGCGCAGTCGTATATGGTTCTAGCCATCTCCTCACCTTTCTTCGAATCCTCGAGGAGTTTGATGATTATCTTGCCGCTTGGATAGACGCTGACCTCATAGCCTTCCATCTCGAGGATTAGCATCATCCCTGGAATGAGCTTTTTGATTACGTAGCCCTTTTCCTTCAGGCACTGGGCCGTCCCGGTAAGGTCAACTTTGATCTTTCTGTCCCAGGAATATGCCCCAATCACGATACCCTTCATTGTAACGCAGGGTTTGGCGATTATCATGCTCCCACCGATTGAGAACTCGGAGGGAGACGATTTATAACTTTCCTAAACCCAAGGTTAAGGACAAAAATGGGAAAATCAGCAAACCCTCGGAACGGGGTCTCCCGCAGGCGGCTCAAGGAATCTCTTTCCGCCTATGCCGGTCTCAACTAAGACCTTTCCGCGGTAGTCCTCTATAACCTCACCAATTATCGCCGCGTTCTTTCCTTTCTCCGTCTTTCTCATAGCCTCTAGTGCTTCCTCAGCGTGCTCTTTCGGAACTATCATCACGACCTTACCCTCGTTTGCTACATCGAATGGGCTTATGCCGAGCATCTCACTTGCCGCTCTGACTTCGGGCTTTATCGGCACGTCGGCTTCCCTTATCAGTATCCCAACGTTTGCCTTCCTGGCCATCTCGTTGAGGGCGTTGCTTAAACCACCCCTCGTGGGGTCCTTCATGGCGTGGATGTTCTCCCAACCGATGGCCTTTGCAACTGCCTCAACGACCTCCCAGATTGGGGCCACGTCGCTCTTAAGCTCGGTCTCGAAGCTTATCCCTTCGCGATGGCTCATCAGTGCTATTCCGTGGTCGCCTATCGTCCCGCTGATGAGGACGGCGTCGCCGACCTTCGCCCCAGCGTCGCTTATAGGTCTCTCTGCGATTCCTATGCCTGCCGTTATGACGAACATGCCTATCTCATCCTCGACGACCTTCGTGTCGCCTGTGACTATTGGAACGGGCACTTCACTGGCGGTTTTGTCCATCGAGCGGAGGATTTTTTTCAGGTCTTCCCCGTCGAAGCCCTCCCCGATTATCATTGAGTTCGCCAGCGCGAGGGGCTTTGCGCCCATAACGGCTAAATCGTTCACCGTTCCGCTAACTGCCAGGCGTCCTATGTCTCCCCCCGGAAAGAAGAGGGGCTTCACGGTGTGGCCGTCGATGGTGAAAACGATGTGTTTATCCCCGAAGGGTATTGTGGCCCCGTCGTCGAGGGCATCCAAGCCGATTCCACCCGCAGATTTCAGGCTGAGGTTCTTCAGTATGACGTCTCTCAGGAGCTCCTCCATTATTTCTCCACCGGCTCCGTGTTCGAGCTTGATTTTCATGCTTATCCCTCCATTTTCATCTTGATGGTGAGCACCTTTAACTTTTTCACAGCATCAGGTCTTCCTTCGTTAGATATCCCTCCAGGTAAAGTCCACCGAAGAAGGCTTGGCCGACGTTTATCCCGTTGTCGCCCCTCGGCACCTCGTAAGTCGAGTAGAATCTCAAACCATTAGCCTCCACTATCTTCCTCACCGTCTTCACGATAAGCTCGTTGAACGCAACACCACCGCTGATTCCAACGTTCTTGACGCCGAACTCCTTAGCTTTCTCCACTGCTATCTCCGCGAAAGCCCTTCCAAGGGCCAGGTGGACTGAATAGGCCACGTCCGCAGGAGAGGCATTGATCTCAAGTGCCTGCTGGAAGAGCTCCTCCACCTTTATCAGCTCGCCCTCCACAGGAACGCTGAAGCCGAGGTCGTTCTTGCCGCGCATGGCGAAGCTCTCAAGCTTCATTGCCGGCTCGCCTTCGTAGTGCCTTCTGTAGGCCACATTGAGCAGAACGGAGAAGGCATCGAGCACTCTACCCGTAGATGAGGCGTAGCTCGTGTTTACTTCCTTCGCCAACTGGGTGAGGACGACGTTGAACTCGACTTTTCCGTAGCGGAGGCTTTCGATGGCCTTTGGACAGCACTTCTCTATTACCTCTTCCAGCTCCTCTATGCCGTATACCTTGCTTAAAATTCCCATCAGAGCCCTCAGTGGGTAGTAGCTCGCCAAATCACCGCCGGGAAGCGGATAGTAATCGATGTGTGCCAGCCTTTCAACATCCTCGTAGGAGAGGTAGATCACCTCGCCGCCCCACGTGTGCCCGTCCGTTCCGTATCCGACTCCATCGACCGCTATGCCGACTATTTCGTCAAGGTTGTGCTCCGCCATGACCGAGGCTATGTGGGCGTAGTGGTGCTGGACCTGCAGGAACTCGACGCCGAGTTCGTTGGCCATTTCCATGGCGAGCTTGGTGGTGTTGTAGCTTGGATGGAGATCGGCCACGATTAAATCGAAGTCCCTAACCCTGAGAATCCTCTTGAAGTGCTCCACCGCCTCGCGCATGAACTCAAGGACTTCCACTTTCGACGTATTTCCTATGTACTGACTCGGATAAACCTTACCGTTTTTGGCCACTCCGAAGGCGTTCATGAGCTCTGCACCGACCGCCAATCCTCTGTAGTCAAAGGGAATCTCTATTGGAAGCGGGACGAAGCCGCGGGAGCGCCTTATAACCGCCCTCCTCCCATTGACGAACCTGACAACGCTGTCGTCGGCCCTGTTGAGTATCTTCCTGTTGTGGAGGAGGAAGTAGTCGGCAACGTCCTTCAGCTCCTCGAAGGCCTTCTCGTTGTCCTTGACCATTGGCATGCCCGGATAGTTGGCAGAGGTCATGACGTAAACCGGAGTCTTGGAGTAGTGGAAGAGGATGTAGTGGGTGCCGGCGTAGGGGAGCATCACACCGATGGTGTGCAAGCCGGGAGCTAGGTTTTCCGGAAGCGGGAAGGGCTCCTTCTTGCGGAGCGTCATGATGGGTCTTCTGTAGCTCTTCAGTTCCTCCAGCTCCTCCGGGGATATGAAGGCAAACTCCTCTATAGTTTCCACGTCCTTCGCCATTATTGCGAAGGGCTTTTGTGGCCTGTGGGTTCTCTTCCTTAGCTCGGCAACCACATCTTCCCTCGTCGCGTCGCAGGCTAGGTGGATTCCGCCGATTCCCTTGATGGCCACGATGTAGCCCCTATCTATTAGCTCCGCGGCCTTCTTCAGGGGGTCACCTATGAGCTCCTCACCGTCGTTGGTGTATAACCGGTAGCTCGGCCCGCAGACCGGACAGCAGACGGGCTCGGCGTGGTAGCGCCTGTTGAGAGGATCTTTGTACTCGCTCTCGCAGAAGTCGCACATCGGGAACTCTCTCATTGTTGTGTTCACGCGGTCATAGGGTAAATCCTCGATGATTGTGAACCTCGGTCCGCAGTTGGTGCAGACAATGAAGGGGTACATGTAGCGCTTGTTGGTTGGGTCGAAGAGCTCCCTTAGACAATCCTCGCATATGGCTATGTCAGGCGGGATTATCGAGTCTCCCCCGCTCCCTCCTTGGGAGCTCTTTTCGATGTAGAAGCGGTCAAAGCCCTGAATCGGGATCTCCTTCTTTTTAATCTTCTCGATCCTGGCCAGAGGGGGGAGCTTCTCCCTCAGATCTCGCAGAAACGCGTCTATATCCTTCTCATGACCCTCAACGACTATCTCAACACCTGCATCGCCGAGATTCTTGACGTAACCCCTTAAACCGTGCTCGTGAGCTATCCTGTAAACGAACGGCCGGAATCCGACGGCCTGAACGATGCCTTGAACGTGAAGTCTGTAGGCCTTCATTCCTCTCACCGCTTCCTTCTTGGTTTTTGCAGCCTTTATAGGTTTCTAAAACCAAAAGTTAAAAACTTGAGAGGAGTTTTGAACCTTTGGTGTCAGAACAAAGCCCCATATTTGTAGAAGATGCTGCATGTTCCCTCGTAGGACACCATGCATGGGCCTATTGGATGCCTTGGTGTGCATGTCTTGCCGAAGTGCGGGCACTGCGGTGGAAGTGCCAAGCCGCGCAGTATTGCCCCGCAGAGGCAGCC
This genomic window from Thermococcus sp. LS1 contains:
- the hypE gene encoding hydrogenase expression/formation protein HypE — protein: MKIKLEHGAGGEIMEELLRDVILKNLSLKSAGGIGLDALDDGATIPFGDKHIVFTIDGHTVKPLFFPGGDIGRLAVSGTVNDLAVMGAKPLALANSMIIGEGFDGEDLKKILRSMDKTASEVPVPIVTGDTKVVEDEIGMFVITAGIGIAERPISDAGAKVGDAVLISGTIGDHGIALMSHREGISFETELKSDVAPIWEVVEAVAKAIGWENIHAMKDPTRGGLSNALNEMARKANVGILIREADVPIKPEVRAASEMLGISPFDVANEGKVVMIVPKEHAEEALEAMRKTEKGKNAAIIGEVIEDYRGKVLVETGIGGKRFLEPPAGDPVPRVC
- the hypF gene encoding carbamoyltransferase HypF, which encodes MKAYRLHVQGIVQAVGFRPFVYRIAHEHGLRGYVKNLGDAGVEIVVEGHEKDIDAFLRDLREKLPPLARIEKIKKKEIPIQGFDRFYIEKSSQGGSGGDSIIPPDIAICEDCLRELFDPTNKRYMYPFIVCTNCGPRFTIIEDLPYDRVNTTMREFPMCDFCESEYKDPLNRRYHAEPVCCPVCGPSYRLYTNDGEELIGDPLKKAAELIDRGYIVAIKGIGGIHLACDATREDVVAELRKRTHRPQKPFAIMAKDVETIEEFAFISPEELEELKSYRRPIMTLRKKEPFPLPENLAPGLHTIGVMLPYAGTHYILFHYSKTPVYVMTSANYPGMPMVKDNEKAFEELKDVADYFLLHNRKILNRADDSVVRFVNGRRAVIRRSRGFVPLPIEIPFDYRGLAVGAELMNAFGVAKNGKVYPSQYIGNTSKVEVLEFMREAVEHFKRILRVRDFDLIVADLHPSYNTTKLAMEMANELGVEFLQVQHHYAHIASVMAEHNLDEIVGIAVDGVGYGTDGHTWGGEVIYLSYEDVERLAHIDYYPLPGGDLASYYPLRALMGILSKVYGIEELEEVIEKCCPKAIESLRYGKVEFNVVLTQLAKEVNTSYASSTGRVLDAFSVLLNVAYRRHYEGEPAMKLESFAMRGKNDLGFSVPVEGELIKVEELFQQALEINASPADVAYSVHLALGRAFAEIAVEKAKEFGVKNVGISGGVAFNELIVKTVRKIVEANGLRFYSTYEVPRGDNGINVGQAFFGGLYLEGYLTKEDLML